The window TCAACGAAAGCATTCAATCAGGTCCCGGAACCGTCCTCGCCGCTCGTCCACCGAGCCCAACCAGACCTTCGattccagtttcttcttctccgtttaTGCAATCGAATCTTCCACCGcttcctccttcttcatcagctcAGAAAGTGACACCTGTCCCCGTTCCTCCGCCTCTTCCGGTTGTAAGTAATTCCAGCAATTCTCAAGGAGGCTCACAGGGGATTGGAGCGAGTGGTTTTGGATCTCCGCCTAATACGTTGACGGAGCCTGTGTGGGATACTGTGAAGCGAGATCTGTCTCGGATCGTGAGTAATTTGAAGCTTGTTGTGTTTCCTAATCCGTATAGGGAAGATCCTGGGAAGGCGCTTAGAGATTGGGATCTTTGGGgtcccttcttcttcattgtcttcttgGGATTGACTCTTTCGTGGTCAGCTTCCGTTAAGAAGGTTAGCTCTTAGATCACTGGAGAGGTTATGCTACTTTTGCATTGGCTAGTTTCTTAACTTTGAGCTTGTGCGGTGAAAATGTGATCTAGAACGCATCTGATAGAGTTCTTTAGAATGTCTCTGTTTCAAAAATGGAATGAAGATAGTGTTTTACTTCTCCTTTGCATTAAGATTGTTTCTTTAGTTGTGGTGTTTAGATTATAGATGGAACACGATGGCGAAAAAGAGGACAGAGGGTTTCTCTATAATTGCTGTTCTTGCGGCATTGCTTCTCATTTGATTCTTAGGCTATAGGTTTGTATAAAGTTTCTTCCTTGTACAGTGGATCATGTAGAGTTTTGACTCACAAACTAGCGCTTTGGATGCATCATTTTCTCTTATGTTATGAGCATTTGATGTATAGGACTAAAGGATCTAGTTTGAATCTGC is drawn from Camelina sativa cultivar DH55 chromosome 1, Cs, whole genome shotgun sequence and contains these coding sequences:
- the LOC104700880 gene encoding protein YIPF6 homolog isoform X2, with translation MSQGDTVPLHPSSQSDIDEIENLINESIQSGPGTVLAARPPSPTRPSIPVSSSPFMQSNLPPLPPSSSAQKVTPVPVPPPLPVVSNSSNSQGGSQGIGASGFGSPPNTLTEPVWDTVKRDLSRIVSNLKLVVFPNPYREDPGKALRDWDLWGPFFFIVFLGLTLSWSASVKKSEVFAVAFALLAAGAVILTLNVLLLGGHIIFFQSLSLLGYCLFPLDVGAVVCMLKDNVILKMVVVSVTLAWSSWAAYPFMSSAVNPRRKALALYPVFLMYVSVGFLIIAIN